One Thermoplasma volcanium GSS1 genomic window carries:
- a CDS encoding tyrosine-type recombinase/integrase: MHEYGLKIGLELYPHMFGHVLAIYLLLKEVPIQVIARRLSHKNTMTTLQYYFVITL, encoded by the coding sequence ATACATGAATATGGCCTTAAAATAGGACTGGAATTGTATCCTCATATGTTCGGGCACGTATTGGCCATATACTTATTATTGAAGGAAGTTCCGATTCAGGTAATAGCAAGAAGATTAAGCCATAAGAATACAATGACCACACTACAGTATTACTTTGTAATTACGCTGTAA
- a CDS encoding HNH endonuclease encodes MWDKYGTMNGMGSKSELEERFSKYNKGEKEPVLCLILEDFVIFEKLVPLSLIDSEGMQVFKYIQDEKMLDTILSAAGVISTSGKEQTLNLDAIDPKFRKAFLNSRLFQGKLRKKALEYYGHRCLLCGIDVDDLLVVSHIKDVFLFPEDAGNLYNTLLLCRLHDGMFDRKLISIGDNNRIIVGSILKNSRSEKLQREVQEMESTTIDRDLKESKKFLEWHRAKLR; translated from the coding sequence ATGTGGGATAAATACGGTACTATGAACGGCATGGGCAGCAAGTCGGAACTAGAAGAACGGTTCAGCAAATACAATAAAGGGGAAAAGGAACCTGTGCTGTGCCTTATTCTGGAGGACTTCGTGATCTTCGAGAAACTGGTTCCGCTTTCCCTTATAGATTCAGAGGGAATGCAGGTCTTCAAATACATACAGGATGAAAAGATGCTGGATACAATACTCAGCGCGGCTGGAGTAATATCAACTTCCGGCAAGGAACAAACCCTTAATTTAGATGCCATTGATCCCAAGTTCAGGAAGGCGTTTTTAAATTCAAGGCTATTCCAGGGCAAATTAAGAAAGAAAGCCCTTGAATACTATGGCCACAGATGCCTATTATGCGGAATAGACGTCGATGACCTGTTAGTTGTTTCCCACATAAAGGATGTATTTCTTTTTCCGGAAGATGCCGGAAATCTTTATAATACCTTGCTGCTTTGCAGGCTGCACGATGGCATGTTTGACAGAAAGCTCATTTCAATAGGCGATAACAATCGTATAATAGTTGGCAGTATCCTTAAAAATTCTCGAAGCGAAAAACTGCAGAGGGAAGTCCAGGAAATGGAAAGCACAACGATAGATAGGGATTTAAAGGAATCAAAAAAGTTTCTTGAATGGCACAGGGCAAAGTTGCGATAA
- a CDS encoding tyrosine-type recombinase/integrase: MVKIKDETDLPDHITYDEYQSLINEIINNLYNHYLNSKIIPYLKARDVLLVNCMWELGGRISDILNIEVKDIDFMNKLVILKVKKGGGFINKIPVSDNLLLAFSNFMRELNVSNRRLFKMDRQTAWKKIKGYGNKIGLNLHPHMFRHGLAIYLLLKGVPIQVIARRLGHKNAMTILQYHVVITPYMEREALRGVLL, translated from the coding sequence ATGGTGAAAATAAAAGATGAAACGGATCTTCCTGACCATATAACATATGATGAATACCAGAGTCTAATTAATGAGATAATTAATAATCTTTATAATCACTATTTAAACAGTAAAATAATACCATATTTAAAAGCCAGGGATGTATTGTTAGTAAACTGCATGTGGGAATTAGGCGGAAGAATATCAGATATTTTGAATATAGAAGTTAAAGATATAGATTTTATGAATAAGTTGGTAATTTTAAAAGTTAAGAAAGGAGGAGGATTTATAAACAAAATACCAGTATCAGATAATTTATTATTAGCATTCTCTAATTTCATGAGGGAACTTAATGTAAGTAATAGAAGATTATTTAAAATGGATAGGCAAACCGCATGGAAAAAAATAAAAGGTTATGGGAATAAAATAGGGTTAAATCTGCATCCGCATATGTTCAGGCACGGACTGGCTATATATTTATTATTGAAAGGAGTTCCTATACAGGTTATTGCAAGAAGGCTAGGCCATAAGAATGCAATGACGATATTGCAGTATCATGTTGTGATTACACCATATATGGAACGGGAAGCATTGCGTGGCGTACTATTATAG
- a CDS encoding O-acetyl-ADP-ribose deacetylase, with protein sequence MVSFSYKGNLIEIIEGDITDVNCEAIVNAANPSLMGGGGVDGAIHLKGGKTIDLECAELRRTKWPKGLPPGEADITSGGKLKAKYVIHTVGPIYRGQEEDAETLYSSYYRSLEIAKIHGIKCIAFPAISTGIYGYPFEEASVIALKAVTDFLSNKEGYIIKFVLYGQARYQTFVSLASDFLMAYNP encoded by the coding sequence ATGGTAAGCTTCAGTTATAAGGGAAACTTAATAGAAATAATTGAAGGTGATATAACGGATGTTAACTGTGAGGCGATAGTGAACGCAGCGAATCCTAGTCTCATGGGAGGGGGAGGCGTCGATGGAGCAATTCACCTCAAAGGTGGAAAAACTATAGATCTGGAGTGTGCCGAACTCAGAAGAACGAAATGGCCTAAGGGGTTGCCGCCAGGTGAAGCTGACATAACTTCCGGTGGGAAACTAAAGGCGAAGTATGTTATACATACAGTTGGTCCGATATATAGGGGCCAGGAAGAAGACGCTGAAACCCTTTATAGTAGCTATTATCGTTCATTGGAGATTGCAAAAATTCACGGGATTAAGTGTATAGCGTTCCCTGCCATAAGCACCGGTATCTATGGGTATCCATTTGAAGAAGCTTCTGTGATAGCACTGAAGGCAGTAACAGATTTTCTTTCTAACAAAGAAGGATACATCATAAAATTCGTGCTTTACGGCCAGGCTAGATACCAAACCTTTGTTTCTCTGGCCTCGGATTTTTTAATGGCTTATAATCCTTAA
- a CDS encoding N-6 DNA methylase, protein MHHTEKSILMKRRTLGEHLTSVNIFKEYILPKIKDKINCYTWVDLFAGEGNLILPILDLVPEEKRIEFFRDNIFLFDIQKEMVERAIKNAESYRIPRMIAEKNIQVKDTLKEYPLLNVKKPIYHITNPPYLYIGYIAKHKENFGQLDYFTASLKGLQDLYQIALMNDLQNEINQMVYIIPSNFLFGHSVSNLIRRKFLPWYKINDAIIFEKKIFENTGVNVAICFFERTTAKNSTIKFKATKINGEIKEREYILSHKNDYRAGTEFDDYIKSQEKNTLKISYYLTKKEIDNNPGNNKVLLLNSKEYKNGEYIKESFFVNDKLYEKIIRNPLFIRTVDTGNENGRAGLYYIKDVFGTDGIFVEGNTYRTNPIQVFIEPYLSLKQLKQLQLSFNQKLNELRAITDSEFMTTYKYSNNAKYTRKYLGLSQAKQLLEVIDIKN, encoded by the coding sequence TTGCATCATACTGAAAAATCGATTCTTATGAAAAGGCGTACACTAGGTGAACACCTCACGTCTGTAAATATATTTAAGGAATACATACTGCCTAAAATCAAGGACAAAATAAACTGTTATACATGGGTTGATCTGTTTGCCGGTGAAGGCAATTTAATTCTACCTATCCTTGATCTAGTGCCAGAAGAGAAGAGAATCGAATTCTTTCGCGATAACATATTTCTATTTGATATACAAAAAGAAATGGTCGAAAGGGCCATAAAAAATGCAGAATCATATAGGATACCAAGAATGATAGCAGAAAAAAACATTCAGGTAAAGGATACACTTAAAGAATATCCTCTTCTAAACGTAAAAAAACCAATTTACCATATAACGAATCCACCATATTTGTACATAGGATATATCGCCAAACATAAGGAGAATTTTGGACAACTTGATTATTTTACCGCTTCACTTAAGGGTTTGCAGGACCTATACCAAATTGCGTTAATGAATGATTTGCAAAATGAAATAAATCAGATGGTTTACATAATTCCTTCAAATTTTTTATTTGGACATTCAGTTTCTAATTTAATTAGGAGAAAGTTTTTACCTTGGTATAAAATAAATGATGCCATAATATTCGAGAAGAAGATTTTTGAAAATACAGGTGTAAACGTAGCAATATGCTTTTTTGAAAGAACAACTGCTAAAAACAGCACTATAAAATTTAAAGCTACAAAAATAAATGGAGAAATAAAAGAAAGGGAATACATATTATCTCATAAAAATGATTACAGGGCAGGCACTGAATTTGATGATTATATCAAGTCACAAGAAAAGAATACGCTTAAAATATCTTATTATTTGACTAAGAAGGAGATCGATAATAACCCCGGAAATAATAAAGTGCTACTGTTAAATTCAAAAGAATATAAGAATGGTGAATACATAAAAGAATCGTTTTTTGTAAATGATAAGCTTTACGAAAAAATAATAAGGAATCCATTATTTATAAGAACTGTTGACACAGGAAACGAAAATGGAAGGGCTGGATTATATTATATAAAAGACGTTTTTGGTACTGATGGGATATTTGTTGAGGGAAACACTTATAGAACCAATCCGATACAAGTTTTTATTGAACCATATTTGTCTCTCAAACAATTGAAACAGTTGCAATTATCATTCAATCAAAAACTTAATGAACTTCGGGCCATAACTGATAGTGAATTTATGACAACTTATAAATATAGCAATAACGCGAAATATACAAGAAAATACCTTGGGCTGTCGCAGGCAAAGCAGCTGCTCGAGGTAATAGATATAAAAAACTAA
- a CDS encoding MFS transporter yields the protein MIVLRQYIVTAVSIFGQTLKTDSFSAIIKKFLKEESYKKAVSLNFLTGSVTSLTGAIIGGVFLIYFSDYFVDVMISAVLISLLSAIPVIQKTQRVNENRNTFSGEMKSVGLFLRRISGFLLLAFFLNGLFISIDTYSSGLFNLVLKANPAYYTAFNMAVPIGMMVGTPLVNVRYFKMEEPAFISGMIFIFAPLLIILSLSKFPTLDIIDAFTIGLLLPLINIPLNSRLIKIIPGKIYGKISAVMRIFVQGAQPAMGALFNVLAIGISVKTVFLYVGLLVIPLALYGMSIVPRFFVSYFSGI from the coding sequence ATGATAGTATTACGGCAATATATCGTAACTGCGGTATCAATTTTTGGGCAAACTCTTAAAACAGACTCCTTTTCTGCAATTATCAAGAAATTTCTCAAAGAAGAATCATACAAAAAGGCAGTATCTTTGAATTTCTTAACAGGAAGCGTAACGTCTTTAACGGGTGCAATCATAGGAGGCGTCTTCCTGATCTACTTTTCAGACTATTTCGTAGATGTCATGATTTCCGCAGTACTTATCTCACTGCTCTCTGCAATTCCAGTCATACAAAAGACCCAAAGGGTAAATGAAAATAGAAATACTTTCTCAGGAGAAATGAAGTCTGTGGGATTATTCCTGAGGCGGATTAGTGGATTTCTATTATTAGCTTTTTTCTTGAATGGTCTTTTTATATCGATCGACACATACTCGTCGGGGCTGTTCAACCTTGTACTAAAGGCCAATCCTGCTTATTACACTGCCTTTAACATGGCTGTACCTATCGGTATGATGGTTGGTACTCCGTTGGTTAACGTAAGGTATTTTAAAATGGAGGAGCCAGCTTTTATCTCAGGAATGATATTTATTTTTGCTCCACTATTAATAATACTTTCATTAAGCAAATTCCCTACCCTTGACATAATTGACGCTTTCACAATTGGTTTACTACTACCTTTGATCAATATACCACTAAATAGCAGACTAATAAAAATAATACCGGGAAAGATCTATGGAAAGATAAGTGCTGTCATGAGGATATTCGTTCAAGGCGCACAACCTGCAATGGGGGCATTATTTAATGTACTCGCAATTGGAATTAGCGTAAAGACGGTGTTTCTATACGTAGGATTATTAGTTATACCCCTGGCGCTCTATGGAATGAGTATAGTTCCTCGATTTTTTGTATCTTATTTTTCTGGTATATAA